A section of the Acyrthosiphon pisum isolate AL4f unplaced genomic scaffold, pea_aphid_22Mar2018_4r6ur Scaffold_21785;HRSCAF=24864, whole genome shotgun sequence genome encodes:
- the LOC115034965 gene encoding uncharacterized protein LOC115034965: MSDRNYESKGNSIIKRWLQKKKRTAINTSEEAKNDEDTYVADTRDIDGGTGRGNVTKTENVDSQISGPEGLGNGEHGAESRGGGSPFGFLRSFISVTGQSILSPRHSIDYFDYVPIENYGDSNESEAMDGQENTEYMGGEYDFNSDNDDDTISTYEEVYDDVVERLGRAMASKFVSGIHR; encoded by the coding sequence CCGACAGAAATTATGAATCCAAAGGAAACTCAATTATCAAGCGGTGGCTCCAAAAGAAAAAGCGAACGGCAATCAATACCAGCGAAGAAGCAAAAAATGACGAAGACACCTACGTCGCCGACACACGAGACATTGACGGAGGAACCGGACGAGGTAACGTTACTAAAACAGAAAATGTTGACAGTCAAATTAGTGGACCTGAAGGCTTGGGTAATGGAGAACATGGAGCAGAATCTCGAGGAGGAGGAAGCCCTTTTGGATTTCTGCGAAGTTTTATTTCCGTCACAGGACAATCAATATTGTCTCCTCGTCACTCTATTGATTATTTCGATTATGTGCCCATTGAAAATTATGGAGACAGTAATGAATCCGAAGCTATGGATGGACAAGAAAATACAGAATATATGGGAGGCGAATATGATTTTAACTCCGACAACGATGACGACACTATATCAACATATGAGGAGGTATATGATGACGTCGTTGAAAGGCTTGGACGTGCAATGGCTTCTAAATTTGTCTCTGGCATCCAcaggtaa